Genomic segment of Deinococcus sp. YIM 134068:
TGATGGTCAGCCCCCAGGCCGTGCCGCCCGTCTGCCGCCTGCTGGACTATGGCCGGTTCCGCTTCGAGCAGCAGCAGAACGAGAAGGAGACCCGCAAGCGTGCCCGCGCGCAGGAGGTCAAGGCGATCAAGTTCCGGGTCAAGATCGACGACCACGACTTCGACACCAAGACCGGGCACGTGCGCCGCTTCCTGGAGGAGGGCCACAAGGTCAAGGTCACGATCATGTTCCGTGGCCGTGAGCGCACCCACCCCGAACTCGGCGAGCGCATCCTGCACCGCGTCGCCGACACCCTGGCGGAGATCGGCGCGCCCGAGGGGATGCCCTCCATGATGGGCATGGACATGAACATGATCATGGCCCCCAAAGCCGCCCCGGCCCCCCGCCGCACGGTGGAGACGGCGGAACCAGCCGAGGCGAACGCCCCCGCCGCTCCTGCCAGCGCGTAACTCTCCTCCCGCGCAGCGGCCCGCCCTCCCGGTGGGCCGTTTTCCTTTGCCCCCGTTCCCGCCAGCGGGACAAGGACTCCACAACTACCGCTTTATTTTGTAAACTGGCAGCATGATCAAGATGTACACGACGACCTGGTGCCCCGACTGCCACGCGGCCAAGCGTGCCCTGAGCAATAAGGGGATTGCCTACGAGGAGATCAACATCGAGCGGGACGAGGGGGCCGCCGAGTACGTGATGAGCGTGAACGGCGGGAGGCGCTCCGTGCCCACCCTCGTCAGCGGGGACGTGGCCCACAGCCTCAGCGGCTTCCGCCCGCAGAAGCTCGACGCGTTCCTGGCCGCCGCCGGGTTGTAGGTCAGCAACAAGCCGCTAATGCCTCGGCAGCGGCGAACGGCGAGGTCTACACTCCGAGCGGCCTGGGACTGGTGAGCCTCGTGCTGACGGTGGTGTACGGGTTGGCCGTTCTGCTGCCCTCGCTGGCAGTGGGGGTGCGTCGTCTCCACGACACGGGGCGGCCCGGCTGGTGGCTGTTGATCGGGCTGGTGCCCTTCGTCGGCGGAATCGTCCTGCTGATCTTCTACGTCCTCGACAGCCAGCCGGGGTCGAACACGTGGGGACCGAACCCGAAGGGCGTGGGGGGAACGGCGGGCGCGGCGGCCTGGTAGAACGGGACGAACGGGGGAGGCCCGGCTCCGGCTGGGCTTCTTTCTTTTCGCACATGGGTTGCTCCCCGTCCCTTTCGCCCGCTATCCTGCCCCCATGTGCGCCCTGCCTCCTCACTCCGGTCTGGTGAGCGTCGGCGTGAGGCTGCGACGAATGCCCCTCCCCGGCCTGGTCACGCGAACTCCCAGCGCCTGAGAAGCCCCCACGCGGCTCTCAGGCGTTCTGCTGGATATGCGGCCACACCGGGCTTTCTCTTGCCTATTTCAAGGAGTTCCCATGAACGTCACCCTGCCCGACGGAAAACAACTCGACCTGCCGCAGGGGGCCACGGCCCTCGACGCGGCGAAGGCCATCGGCCCGCGCCTGGCGCAAGATGCGCTCGCCGCCACCGCCAACGGCGACCTCGTGGACCTGATGTCGCCCCTGCCCGACGGCGCGAGCATCACCCTGATCACGAGGAAGAACCCGGCGGACGCCGCCCCCGTCTTCCGCCACTCGCTCGGCCACGTCATGAGCCAGGCGGTCGGGGAGTTCTACGAACGCAAGGGCCACCCGCGCGAGGCGGTCAAGCGCGGCGTCGGCCCGGCCATCGAGAACGGCTTCTACCAGGACTTC
This window contains:
- the infC gene encoding translation initiation factor IF-3, translated to MITIAKEHKVNDQIRVRQIRLIGAEGEQVGIIDTRDALNMAREQGLDLVMVSPQAVPPVCRLLDYGRFRFEQQQNEKETRKRARAQEVKAIKFRVKIDDHDFDTKTGHVRRFLEEGHKVKVTIMFRGRERTHPELGERILHRVADTLAEIGAPEGMPSMMGMDMNMIMAPKAAPAPRRTVETAEPAEANAPAAPASA
- a CDS encoding glutaredoxin domain-containing protein; translation: MIKMYTTTWCPDCHAAKRALSNKGIAYEEINIERDEGAAEYVMSVNGGRRSVPTLVSGDVAHSLSGFRPQKLDAFLAAAGL
- a CDS encoding DUF805 domain-containing protein, whose amino-acid sequence is MGLVSLVLTVVYGLAVLLPSLAVGVRRLHDTGRPGWWLLIGLVPFVGGIVLLIFYVLDSQPGSNTWGPNPKGVGGTAGAAAW